Part of the Zingiber officinale cultivar Zhangliang chromosome 6A, Zo_v1.1, whole genome shotgun sequence genome, TTCCacctaccaatcgattgatagagTTTATCAATTGATTGACATGTTGGATCTAGCCGTTTAAACTTGTAGAATAGTTATTTTTTTacttcaccaatcgattgattACTTCCAGTCGATCAAGCTAATCAATTTTGAACCTTCTGTTTGCTGGCCATAGTTGAGCAATTGATTACAATAATCAATTGATTGTTGCCAATCGATTTAACAGCGTTTTGTCTATCCAAAATAAGCTACCAATCAATTGCTCAAGTAGCCAAATCCAAATTTTGGGTTTAGGATTTGTCAATCAATTTCGTGATATCCTCCAATCGATTGCTATTCCTAATTTTAATCTTTTCAAAGTTGAATTCACATCTTGTTTGATATCCGGTTGACTTCAACCTACTAGAACTTCCTCTATCCAACATCCACTCATCCGTGGCCTTCTGGgatttctcattacctaatgtCTGATTAATCTTGACCAATTAGGTCTTCATGTCTCATACCTAATATTTAGTCAATCTTAACCTGCTTCACGTCCCATGCTTAGTATCAGGTTAAGTGTCTGGTTCACTGTGACATACTTAGACTTCTATAGATAACCATGAACATctagtattatttttttaaaaaaaaatcacttatTTCAACCTAAACCCATATAGGCAATTAGCAGTTAGTATTAAACAAAACTCACTTCCTTTAGCCTAAACTCTAAATCCTAATAAAGCTTTGCTTTGCAGGACACCGAGGGCGGATGCACTGGCATTAACCACAGATCCAAGCGAGTGACGAAGGATCACTGGAtgcttctatatttttttatttatatatatatatatatatatatatatatatatttctctcTGTATACATTATCGATCCaactaatcaataattaaaaagaaCCCCGAAGACATatgtaattattttccacatcagtttaatatatatttttccctTTTAATAttagtaaaaaatatcaaaaagataaggaCATAATTATCTTTTACAAATTTTTTCACATTTGACTTTAGTTAAAGGGGGGttagtattatttttaaaatacaggAGGTAAAATACTACTTGATAGAAAATACAAAGTTAAAGATATTTTTCCcttgttttaataaaaaaatataatttatatttaatgtGAAAAAAATAAAGGTACATAACTGATAAGAAATTTTGCGGAGGTTAAtgctaattgaaattaatttaattgttaaaaaagaaaatgaaaaataggccttttcattaataattaaaaacgTTCTTATTATTCTgatctaaaataaaaaattgattaattaatataatttatatttgttAAGACTATGTGAGCTAGAAGGTGAATAGCTCAGATTACTTCGTTTCGATCCTGTACTCGTTGTTTGAATGTGCAACAGAAATCTTCATTCAAACTGATTCCACATATACAACTTCAAGATTTTACTTAGTATATGCCTCCTTGAAACGACTAATATAAGATGTACTTTTAGTTGATCTCCATCCACTATGAACTTCTCCTTTTGGGATATCTTTtggaggcgaagaagccttttacaataAGTTCACAACAATACAATAACGAAAACAAATACAATTTACAAATGAAAGTGAAACAACTTTATAAAATGAGAACTTCGCTTTGATCGTTGTTGGTAACTTCGGAACAACTCTTGCTAGTTTGGAAATGTAGCTACAATTCATCCTTAAACTTCCAAGAATCGGCTCCTTCAAATCTTCATGAACCTCTCTTTTTATAGAGTTGCATTCAGACTTTTTTCCACCTACCAATCAATTGGTAGATTCATCAATTGATTGACACATTAGAGCCAACCGTTTAAACCCATAGAACTGCtatttttttactttatcaatcgattggtgaaacTTACTAATCGATTGGTTGCTTCCCATCAATCAAGCCAATCAATTTCGAACCTTCTATTTGCTGGCTACAATTAAGCAATTGATTGTAGCAATCAATTGATTATTGCCAATCGATTGCACTAATCAATTCGAGAGTATTATGTCTATCCGAAATAAGCTTCCAATTGATTGCTCAAGCATCAAATTATGAATTTTGGATTTAAGGTTTGCCAATTGATTTCGTGATGCCCACCAATCGATTGCTAACTCTAATTTCAGCCTTTTCAAAGCTAAATTCACATCATATCTGATATCCGATTAATCTCAACCTATTAGAACTTCCTCTGCCCAACATCCAATCATCTGTGACCTTCTAAGACTTCTTGTTACCTAATATCCGATTAACCTTGATCAATTGGGTCTTCATGTCTCATGTttaacatctagtcaaccttagACGTGAACTACTTCACGTCGcatacctagcatctggttaAGTGTCTGGTCCACTATGATCTGCTTAGACTTCTATGGATAACCATAAACATatagtattatttttaaaaataaaaaaataaaaaattcacttACTTTAGCCTAAACCCATCTAGGCAATTAACCGTTAGCAATCAATTGATTATTGCCAATCGATTGCACTAATCAATTCGAGAGTATTATGTCTATCCGAAATAAGCTTCCAATTGATTGCTCAAGCATCAAATCACGAATTTTGGATTTAGGGTTTGCCAATTGATTTCATGATCCCCACCAATCGATTGCTAACTCTAATTTCAGCCTTTTCAAGGCTGAATTCGCATCTTTTCTGATATCCGATTAATCTCAACCTACTGGAACTTTCTCTGCCCAACATCCAATCATTCGTGACCTTCTAAGAATTCTCGTTGCCTAATATCCGATTAACCTTGACCAATTGGGTCTTCACGTCTCATGTTTAACATCTAGTCAACATTAGACGTGAACTACTTCACATCGcatacctagcatctggttaAGTATCTGGTCCACTATGATCTGCTTAGACTTCTATGGATAACCATAAACATatagtattatttttaaaaataaaaaaataaaaaattcacttACTTTAGCCTAAACCCATCTAGGCAATTAACCGTtagtattaatttaaaaaaaaaacaaaattcacTTCCTTTAACCTAAATTCTAAatccaaataaaaaattttaatttttttaaaaaattaacactaGTTGTTCATGGGCAACCCATAAGCATAATTTCTTTTTAGGGTTTCAGATTTAGGGTTAAGTCAAAAATTTAAAtggaaatattaaaatttatggtGTGAATTAATTATACATATTTTCCATTAGTCTTACAATATATAGAGTCCACCTCGTCAATTAGGTTTACTCATCATCCTCAGCGAGCAATTAATCCCCGTGTCCAAACTCCGCACCTGAATTACCATGACGCTTTACAcctcccttcctctcctcctcctcttcgtcctctCCGCCGCCCCCGATCACTCCTCTGCCGCAGTCTCCAACTCGCTGAAGGACGCTTGCGCCAAATTTGTCTACCCTGACTTCTGCCTCAAGGCGCTTGGAGACGACCCCCGCAGCGCGACCGCCGACTTCCACGGCCTCGCCCTCATCTCCCTCGACCTTTCCGTGGCCAGCGCCAACGCTATCAGCTCCAGTTACGCCCAGAAACGCCGCGAACCGTCCCTCGACGCCGCCGCCAAGAACTCGCTGGACGGCTGCCTGCTCCTCTACCAGAACAATTTCCCTCTGCTGGATTACGCCCGCAAGTTTCTGGAGGGCGGCCAACCGGGGGTTGGGAGAGAATTATTGGATCAGGCGATGTGGGTGCCTGTCGAATGCGACGGAGGGATCAAGGACGGAGACAAAGCTAACTTGGCACACCTCATTCTCCTCGCACGGAGGTTCATGGAGCTCCTCAATCCTCAGTAGCTgccttaattaattatatatgtattTCTATTTTGATCAGAATAACGATGAGAAGGAGAATGTAATCCTAGATAAGAATTGTCATGATAAAATTTAACGCATCAATTACATTTTGCACCTGCTGAAATTCACCCCAAGGTCAACGctggtttcaattttttttttcttctctttcaatgtatatacattatttttaaaattaatcttgaTCGCAATAATTTTTTCACGCAAATTTAAACTAATCTTAATAATACTTTTGGGAAAATAATGACACTGCCATGCATATTAAGCAACTacattaactatttaattattatttcagattttttttacttaaaaataaaaactaatgtCTTTTATATAGAAGTTTTCGATTATTTTCTTTGTTTAATATAATGGTGTCTTtccatatttaaaaaatcatcatccaattattttcttcctttaaaTGAATTCACAAATAATAAATAACTCTCCAAATAAGGTTACGTTCCGTTAAGTACTTATAATGGAAAGTGTTATTCTTTTCCCCTATTTAACTTAGAGAATCCTTAGATTATCATTAATGCTGACtacagaaaataaaaataataactctTACTAATTATTACTTGCcaattcataatttattttaaatatagaatgttaaaaaaataataataattaaaagtttCTTTTATTAAATTACTTGTAAATCCAGAATTTATTAGTGGCATGCGGAATTTTACATTTGTTAATTTCCTTTTCCTCTTCTTTAACAATTTAatcatctaaaaattaaaatcaatattttctaatttatgaGAATACTCATCTATTTTAACATTTAGTTTCCTCCCATATATATCGATATTGATAAATGGTAAAAAATAATGCAGATCACTTAATTCTCACAATCTTTCCATACGTTGAAAATAAAATAGGATATTTTCTAAATCAATATTTAACgtcctaaaaaattaaaattcagccTCTTTATAATCATTGTTTCATGCGGCAAAAGGTCGTCCCGTTTATTATTTCAGAATAATAATTAAAGGGACGATGAAGGCGTTCCTGTTCCTTGCGTTCTTCCTTCTCCAACTCCTCTCCTTCTCGCCGGCCGTCTCTTCGTCCGTATTTGAAGACATATGCGATTCAATTGGCGACTCCTACGCGAACATTCCCTGCCTCAACATAATCGGCCCTGACCCCCGCAGCAAGACCGTCAAGGACGCCCGTGATGTGGCGCTGATCGCGGTCGACATCTCCAACGAGAAAGCCGTCAAGATCCAATCGTACGCAAAGAAGCTGCTCGAGAACGCCACCGACGCCAACACTAAGCTGCGGGCCGAGGCCGCCTACCGTATTTTCACCGATACAGTCAAGGATCTCAAGTTCATCAAGGAGTCGATCATCGCTAACTTGTTCCCCGGAGCCAATTCGGTGGCGTTTGTTGCCAAATATTCGGAGAAGTCCGGTAGCAGCGTTATCGATTTGGGGCAGTTCAAGAGCGAGTATTCAGATGTCTCCTTAGTTCTCTCGGCTTTGCTAATTCACCTAGCTCGATGATTTCTTAGAGTTTTATTTCTTAAAATGAATAAATTTTGAAGAACGATTTTGATTGTCAAAATGTTAAATCCGGCTCTAAGAACTTTGAAGCGATCATTATTATCTTTGCAtgttctaaattaaatcatgctgCTCGTTTCAAGGCCTTTTATCTTTTATTGTAACAAAAATCATTTCAGGGTCAATTTCATCTTTCATTATAGTAAAAGATAATTATTCTTACATTATTCTTACAGCACCTTACGGTCAGTGCCCAGGACTTTTGCTATTCATGAAATTTGAGAAAATAAGATGTTGGAGGATGATTATAATGGGAGAAATTGAGATGTTGgaagatgattattttgttaGAAAAATATGAATGAAAAATATGACTTTGTGAGTTATTAGTTCCACATTAGGGGTGTGTTTGGTTGGAGATTATTCTCAATAACCTAAGTTATCTATCTAAGATTATCAATGAAAATcctatttgatttaggtaatcaatgagacatgcaacccggaatcgaaaaacctcgaaaaattaaagtttttcttgattccgaggTTAATGAAATTTGTTTACCCAAAATACtctcgaataagagaaaaatgtgataaaagaggaaaatgtaaagaaaaaaataaaaaattcttaaaattttttaaaaaatagaaaaaccattaaaaaatttaaaaataattaaaaatgaaaaaaaaattaaaaacataaaaaataaaaaaacataaaaaacttttaaaaattttaaaaacataaaaaataattaaaaaatgtaaaaaaataaaaaatatatataaaaataaaaaaatagaaaaacattacaaaaataaaatatagaaaaaatataaaaaaaattacaaattgtaaaaaaagtaaaaaaaatttaaaaaaactttaaaaaaagaaaaaaaataaaaaaacataaaaataaagaaaaatgtgaaaaataaaaaatatggttGGTTTTATAACTATgtttaatatagtaaaatattaaactacgttattcattaaaacctttaaacaaacaagtttttgttgcattacctagattgaatcaaataacatttggttatgttttattccccataatcttgaaccaaacacaccctagaAGTTGTGACATTAAGACAAGTATAAAGTACAGGAGGGAGTGTACATTTAGAACCCGAATTACATCAATCTAAAAACTTTTGTATGATTTTTTTATTGAAAAGATAAATATATGTCATCAAAATCTATACAACCATACAAAAGCAATCATAGAGCCCCTTATGTCATGTCTGACGAGCTATCAAATCTAGAACGAAAACCATGATAACATACATGTGCTTACTTGGCTATCATCTCTCTCTAACATGTGCTAGTTACCAACTCATCCCCCATACAAGATGTCGGAGATAAGGTATTAATCAACACCACACATCATCATGTGTCCCATCTTTGTCCTTGCAATGCATGTATCATCATCACTATTGAAACCTAGCATGTATCCTTCAACCACCTCCTAGCTAGAAACTCTATCCTATGTCCACAAGCCACTGATGTCTCCAAGTTGTATCTATCAAACTCTTCTCGTGTCATGAGCCTAGGATCACCAATTGTCACCTCCAAGTCGCACGAAGTCACTATTAGCTAGTGATCAATTGTCAACGGATTTGATGTGTCATTATCGCAAGCTATTTATTACGGACTAGATAAGCCTTTCTGGTGAACCTATTCACCTTCATAGGCTTTTTTGACAAAGTGTCAGCAATAGACAGATTTGTGATGTCCTTACCGCAAGTCGTTTGCGACGGACTAGATAGACCTTTATAGTGGGTCGATTCACCCTCTTGGGGTTTTTGGCAAATCTCAGCCATAAATGGATTTGACGTGTCTTTACTAAGCTAGCCATTtactgcggactagatagatcattcCAAAGTGGATCTATT contains:
- the LOC121994929 gene encoding pectinesterase inhibitor-like is translated as MTLYTSLPLLLLFVLSAAPDHSSAAVSNSLKDACAKFVYPDFCLKALGDDPRSATADFHGLALISLDLSVASANAISSSYAQKRREPSLDAAAKNSLDGCLLLYQNNFPLLDYARKFLEGGQPGVGRELLDQAMWVPVECDGGIKDGDKANLAHLILLARRFMELLNPQ